A genomic window from Henningerozyma blattae CBS 6284 chromosome 3, complete genome includes:
- the SVP26 gene encoding Svp26p (similar to Saccharomyces cerevisiae SVP26 (YHR181W); ancestral locus Anc_5.57), which yields MILELVSYIGTAFGFLFLTLSIASGLYYISEIVEEHSEPTKRILTRAIYGIIILLVMLVVFDQFPIKLSLFAIVSHIIYLQNLKTFPIISLTGPTFIISCITVIINHYFWFQYFNNIEIPPQFRYDPNYIPRKRASFTEVATFFGLCVWFIPFALFVSLSAGDYLLPTTADNKKTDETRDTMDETRFKRKTVGLARVVINSVRRNIFQIAQMFGYQGNDPSFEGLGI from the coding sequence ATGATTTTAGAACTAGTATCTTACATTGGTACTGCATTTGGGTTTTTATTTCTAACACTTTCAATTGCCTCTGGGTTATATTATATCAGTGAAATTGTAGAAGAACATTCAGAGCCCACTAAAAGAATTCTTACAAGAGCCATCTATGGGATTATTATTCTTCTTGTTATGCTGGTCGTGTTCGATCAATTCCCCATCAAACTATCATTATTTGCTATTGTATCTCacataatatatttacaaaatctCAAGACATTCCCCATCATCTCATTAACAGGCCCTACTTTCATCATCAGTTGTATCACTGTGATCATCAACCATTATTTCTGGTTccaatatttcaataacaTTGAAATACCTCCTCAATTCAGATACGACCCTAATTATATCCCAAGAAAACGTGCTAGCTTTACTGAAGTGGCCACATTTTTCGGCCTTTGCGTTTGGTTTATACCATTCGCATTATTTGTATCTTTATCTGCAGGTGATTATCTCCTACCAACAACCGCTGATAATAAGAAGACTGATGAAACAAGAGACACTATGGATGAAACTAGATTCAAGAGGAAAACCGTCGGACTTGCTAGAGTTGTCATTAACTCAGTACGTAGAAACATCTTCCAAATCGCCCAAATGTTTGGCTACCAGGGTAACGACCCTAGTTTCGAGGGACTAGGAATATAA
- the GND2 gene encoding phosphogluconate dehydrogenase (decarboxylating) GND2 (similar to Saccharomyces cerevisiae GND2 (YGR256W) and GND1 (YHR183W); ancestral locus Anc_5.55), which produces MSADFGLIGLAVMGQNLILNAADHGFTVCAYNRTTSKVDAFLANEAKGKSIVGAHSLQELVSKLKRPRRVMLLVKAGGAVDTTIDSLVPFLEKGDIIIDGGNSHFPDSNRRYEALKEKGILFVGSGVSGGEEGARNGPSLMPGGAEEAWPYIKDIFQSISAKADGEPCCDWVGPAGAGHFVKMVHNGIEYGDMQLICEAYDIMKRVGGFTNKEIADVFATWNKGVLDSYLIEITRDILKFDDVDGKPLVEKILDSAGQKGTGKWTAMNALDLGMPVTLIGEAVFARCLSSLKSERTRASKVLPGPTVPKDAVKNKQEFIDDLEQALYASKIISYTQGFMLIREAGKNYGWKLNNPSIALMWRGGCIIRSVFLGEITKAYRQNPELENLLFNKFFGDAVTKAQSGWRKTVALGATYGIPTPAFSTALAFYDGYRSERLPANLLQAQRDYFGAHTFKILPEAASESLPEGKNIHINWTGHGGNVSASTYDA; this is translated from the coding sequence ATGTCTGCTGATTTCGGTTTGATCGGTTTGGCCGTCATGGGTCAAAACTTAATCTTGAACGCCGCTGACCACGGGTTCACTGTCTGTGCATACAACAGAACTACTTCTAAAGTTGATGCTTTCTTAGCTAACGAAGCCAAGGGTAAATCCATTGTCGGTGCCCATTCTTTGCAAGAATTGGTTTCCAAATTGAAGAGACCAAGAAGAGTTATGTTATTGGTTAAAGCCGGTGGCGCCGTCGACACTACCATCGATTCCTTAGTTccatttttggaaaaagGGGATATCATCATCGACGGTGGTAACTCCCATTTCCCAGATTCCAACAGACGTTACGAAGCTTTGAAAGAAAAGGGTATCTTATTTGTCGGTTCTGGTGTCTCTGGTGGTGAAGAAGGTGCCCGTAACGGTCCATCTTTGATGCCAGGTGGTGCCGAAGAAGCTTGGCCATACATTAAGGATATTTTCCAGAGTATCTCTGCTAAGGCCGATGGTGAACCATGTTGTGACTGGGTTGGACCTGCCGGTGCCGGTCATTTTGTCAAGATGGTTCACAATGGTATTGAATACGGTGATATGCAATTGATTTGTGAAGCTTATGATATTATGAAACGTGTTGGTGGCTTCACTAACAAGGAAATCGCTGATGTCTTTGCTACTTGGAACAAGGGTGTCTTGGATTCGTACTTGATTGAAATTACAAgagatattttgaaatttgatgATGTCGATGGTAAGCCATTGGTTGAAAAGATTTTAGATTCTGCTGGTCAAAAGGGTACTGGTAAGTGGACTGCCATGAATGCTTTAGATTTAGGTATGCCAGTCACTTTAATTGGTGAAGCCGTCTTTGCCAGATGTCTATCTTCCTTGAAGAGCGAAAGAACCAGAGCTTCTAAAGTCTTACCAGGTCCAACTGTTCCAAAGGATGCTGTTAAGAACAAGCAAGAGTTTATTGACGATTTGGAACAAGCTTTATATGCTTCCAAGATTATCTCTTATACTCAAGGTTTCATGTTGATCAGAGAAGCCGGTAAGAACTACGGTTGGAAATTAAACAACCCCTCCATTGCTTTGATGTGGAGAGGTGgttgtattattagatCTGTTTTCTTGGGTGAAATCACAAAGGCTTATAGACAAAACCCAGAATTAGAAAACTTGTTATTCAACAAGTTCTTCGGTGATGCCGTCACTAAGGCACAATCTGGTTGGAGAAAAACCGTTGCTTTGGGTGCTACTTACGGTATCCCAACCCCAGCTTTCTCTACTGCTTTGGCTTTCTACGATGGTTACAGATCTGAAAGATTACCAGCTAACTTACTACAAGCTCAAAGAGATTACTTCGGTGCTCACACTTTCAAAATCTTACCAGAAGCTGCTTCTGAAAGTTTACCAGAAGGTAAAAACATTCACATCAACTGGACTGGTCATGGTGGTAACGTTTCTGCCTCCACTTACGATGCTTAG
- the SSP1 gene encoding Ssp1p (similar to Saccharomyces cerevisiae SSP1 (YHR184W); ancestral locus Anc_5.54), with protein MDFSSPNPYLVDRPPNIPHTFKPGFDSNFDHKNKFKKRTKNKSGRRDLKEYNLNDFENHLSAKLKNWWNNKYTPSQTDVNSSRSVMHSSNSYYSNDTKYDNTQENTLIRTDSSQSKENKLYTAVDVHRNLSWKNYRQKNFIDSKSKQRKNQQQQQQKQKQQQQQQQQQQQQQQQQQQQQQQQQLKDKELQYDSDTNTFLTVNNNIQECSNYPYLSQKNLENAPTKTSIQMSEKKEIENDKKLESKIYQDCVNLEYSNLNDSNENNYSFTKLFELKNKKIYLHQIRKKIVNLSIKKRGGKNXXNKLVNDLKNWYENFIINDYDCKKLIFDLKLLFENDLNYESNISDILKKINLQLNFIDKREFEILNQKKQLIKANKKLETIKGKSFENSKNKEKNTQIRNNSILNDEKTFYEENVQNIKNNLIQLKKDFQKSIIIDARSIFQDFSIEMYENSKQIKANSIQFLTDSMNILINYDEKLCEKELIKLRLKREDLKKNRESKFEKQIPLIKDDSLLVKVYRNLPEKYLQHYEKFINSEKEIEKRINENAIKNDKFVDNYIKETCGIQKDAIFTNQFFKENEISKANYKLILMDNIPDLSNNLVSMPDISKINNIPDPITNIPKPIGNLHSDNNHNRTEDAQICNEDSNPKYHNPKTNPYSASSNKTNIEKSATCVNNTNNIEKQYENRKGIETKLEKQNIKEHNCLPTIIHESNSSKNLILTQPFGAFNISPLQDNEVAIWGDKPSQEWDLNITNICKTKKDFIQSDSINRSTSLTKTNVKVIKDKENTINMDRHKDSTADIKKIETSTIVESKNNEQEYDKNTKVQIENEKLDEINTSSTDIKIEGQKNQNGEILQDYKNNENTRMNCGGKNGGKNGGRNGGKNGWKNGGKNGGKIGVKNRNKNDSANTRFKNIKTTVDSNMEKSSTELSKEGDELKIDQNNSIQHATEHSIETKPNQNKNLQQTNMYSCLEEESDSSEGENPEDENTKPSDAEKPKVISNNITCEHSTQNNSGNPNPYALPNNSLNDSHGMLEDSAKLGKNNWNENEDSTNWNINLGIEEDTINY; from the coding sequence ATGGATTTCTCGAGTCCTAACCCTTATTTGGTTGATAGACCACCAAACATTCCTCATACGTTCAAACCTGgatttgattcaaatttcgatcataagaataaatttaaaaaaagaactaaaaataaatccGGTAGGAGAgatttgaaagaatataacttaaatgattttgaaaatcatTTATCTGCAAAGTTAAAGAATTGGtggaataataaatatactcCTTCACAAACGGATGTGAATTCTTCGAGATCCGTGATGcattcttcaaattcatattattccaatgatacaaaatatgataataCTCAGGAAAATACTTTAATTAGAACAGATTCTAGTCAGTCGaaggaaaataaattatacaCAGCTGTTGATGTGCATAGAAATTTATcttggaaaaattatagacaaaaaaatttcatagATTCTAAAAGCAAACAACGAAAGAatcaacagcaacagcaacagaAACAGaaacagcaacagcaacagcaacagcaacagcaacagcaacagcaacaacaacagcaacaacaacagcaacaacaactaAAGGATAAAGAATTACAGTATGATAGTGATACAAATACCTTTTTAACggttaataataatattcaagaaTGCTCAAATTATCCATATCTGtctcaaaaaaatttagaaaatgcTCCAACTAAAACTTCAATTCAAAtgagtgaaaaaaaagaaattgagaatgataaaaaattggaatCTAAAATTTATCAAGATTGCGTTAATCTTgaatattctaatttaaatgattcaaatgaaaataattattcatttacaaaactttttgaattgaaaaataaaaaaatttatttacatcaaattagaaaaaaaattgtaaatttatcaataaaaaaaagaggtGGAAAAAATTNNNGAAATAAATTAGttaatgatttgaaaaattggtatgaaaattttattattaatgattatgattgtaaaaaattaatttttgatttaaaacttttatttgaaaatgatttaaattatgaatcaaatatttctgatattttgaagaaaattaatttacaattaaacTTCATTGATAAAagagaatttgaaattttaaaccaaaaaaaacaattaattaaagcaaataaaaaattagaaactaTCAAGGGgaaatcttttgaaaattctaaaaataaagaaaaaaatactcaAATTcgaaataattcaattttaaatgatgaaaagactttttatgaagaaaatgttcaaaatattaaaaataatttaattcagttgaaaaaagactttcaaaaatcaattattatcgATGCTAGATCCATTTTCCaagatttttcaattgaaatgtATGAAAATTCGAAACAAATTAAAGCTAATTCTATACAATTTTTAACTGATTCAATGAACATATTGATAAACTATGATGAAAAACTTTGTGAAAAAGAACTGATTAAATTAAGATTAAAAAGagaagatttaaaaaaaaatcgtGAAtcgaaatttgaaaaacaaattccattaattaaagatgatTCTCTTTTAGTTAAAGTTTATAGGAATTTAcctgaaaaatatttacaacattatgaaaagtttattaattcagaaaaagaaattgaaaaaagaataaatgaaaatgcaattaaaaatgataaatttgtGGATAACtatattaaagaaactTGTGGAATTCAAAAAGACGCAATTTTTacaaatcaattttttaaagaaaatgaaatatcaaaagcaaattataaattaattttgatgGATAATATACCAGACTTGAGTAATAATTTAGTTTCAATGCcagatatttcaaaaataaataatattccagATCCAATAACAAATATTCCTAAACCAATAGGTAATTTACATAGtgataataatcataatcGGACTGAAGATGCTCAAATATGCAATGAAGATTCAAATCCAAAATACCATAATCCAAAAACAAATCCATATTCAGCTTCAAGTAATAAGAcgaatattgaaaaatctgCTACATGTGTCAACaataccaataatattgaaaaacaatATGAAAATAGAAAGGGTATAGAAACAAAACtggaaaaacaaaatattaaggAACATAATTGTTTGCCAACTATTATTCATGAATCAAACTCaagtaaaaatttaatcCTAACACAACCTTTTGGTGCATTTAACATTAGCCCTTTACAAGATAATGAAGTAGCCATTTGGGGCGATAAGCCATCTCAAGAGTGGGATCTCAACATAACAAATATTTGCAAAACCaaaaaagattttattCAAAGTGATAGTATCAATAGAAGTACTAGTCTAACCAAAACAAATGTTAAAGTtataaaagataaagaaaatactATTAATATGGACAGACACAAAGACTCTACTGCtgatattaagaaaattgaaaccAGTACAATAGTAGAAAGTAAAAACAATGAACAAGAATATGacaaaaatacaaaagttcaaatagaaaatgaaaaattggaCGAAATTAATACTAGTAGtactgatattaaaattgaaggTCAAAAAAATCAGAATGGAGAAATCCTTCAAGACTATAAAAATAACGAGAATACGAGGATGAATTGTGGAGGAAAGAATGGAGGAAAGAATGGAGGCAGGAATGGGGGAAAAAATGGATGGAAGAATGGAGGAAAAAATGGAGGAAAGATTGGAGtgaaaaatagaaataaaaatgactCAGCCAATACtagattcaaaaatattaaaactaCAGTTGATTCTAATATGGAGAAATCTTCAACAGAACTTTCAAAAGAAGGAGATGAGTTAAAAATTGATCAAAATAACAGTATACAGCATGCAACTGAGCACTCGATAGAAACAAAACCCAATCAGAATAAGAACTTACAACAAACCAATATGTATAG